The following proteins are co-located in the Xiphophorus maculatus strain JP 163 A chromosome 24, X_maculatus-5.0-male, whole genome shotgun sequence genome:
- the LOC102236687 gene encoding semaphorin-5B-like → MVTTGWRVWALSPCGLMLVIGWSVSLSQRQNVSLADCSRKEHPVVSYQDLRTRMFEFSFPGVKDFSQLAMDMSRNQLIVGARNFLFRLSLSNTSLIQATEWSPDEDTKRSCQSKGKSEDECQNYIRVLLINGRMLFTCGTNAFTPVCVSRQISNISQILDTVNGVARCPYDPRHNSTAMVTQRGELYAATVIDFSGRDPVIYRSLGNMPPLRTAQYNSKWLNEPHFVSAYEIGRFAYFFLRETAVENDCGKMVFSRVARVCKNDVGGRFLLEDTWTTFMKARLNCSRSGEIPFYFNELQSTFHLPEQDIIYGIFTTNVNSISASAVCAFNLSSITLTFNGPFRFQENPRTAWLSTPNPIPNFQCGTLEEDGPGGNLTERSLQDAQRLFLMSDVVQPITTDPFLTQDNVRFSKLVVDIVQGQSALYHVMYIGTEYGSILKALATTNKSLHGCYLEELRILPEGQRGTIKSLKILQKDRSLFVGLDDRLVKIPLERCSSYQTERSCLEARDPYCGWDLEQKLCTTIEGSSNMNHWIQNITECPVRNLTQDGGFGPWAMWQPCNHDDGEGTFSSCKCRSRSCDGPVARCGGVECKGPTIQVANCSRNGGWTPWSSWGQCSSSCGIGFEVRQRSCNNPSPRHGGRICVGQGREERLCNEKKLCPLPVLWTAWGPWAHCSAECGGGVQSRTRSCENGNTCPGCAMEYKVCNLESCPEVRRNTPWTPWMPVNVSHEGSRQEQRFRYTCRAPLHDLQQLQLGKKKLETRFCPNDGSGACQTDTLVEELVRTSGRTTSQPQGARWGPWETWSSCSQQCSRGFRTRKRSCSTSEGRTNLAACAGSPVEYQDCNAHPCPVSGAWSCWSAWTQCSSSCGGGHYQRTRTCSSPAPANGGDICIGLHTEEALCNIHPCEGWGEWTDWGECDDEGVQHRSRRCREEQEAEASLCQGNLTQSRPCQPHEVPVILPGQENQSCGNFTLFQLVAVGLASFFAAALLSGLAYSYCHHLNRPSAESAVIHPSTPNHLTYNKQGNVAPKNEKYIPMEFKTLNKNNLHVNDDTCNHFSSPMASSNMFTATYYPPCVSKYDFHPDSPCRSYMHS, encoded by the exons ATGGTAACGACAGGGTGGAGGGTATGGGCCCTCTCCCCTTGTGGACTCATGCTGGTCATTGGTTGGTCTGTGAGTTTGTCCCAGCGCCAGAACGTCAGTCTTGCAGACTGCAGCAGGAAGGAGCATCCCGTTGTCTCCTATCAAG ATTTGAGGACGAGGATGTTTGAGTTCTCCTTTCCAGGAGTGAAGGATTTCTCCCAGCTGGCCATGGACATGAGCAGAAACCAGCTCATTGTAGGGGCAAG aaactTCCTCTTCCGGCTGAGTTTAAGCAACACCTCCCTCATACAG gcAACAGAATGGTCTCCTGATGAAGACACAAAGCGCTCGTGTCAAAGCAAGGGGAAATCTGAG GACGAATGTCAAAACTACATCCGGGTTTTGCTTATCAATGGGAGAATGCTCTTCACATGTGGAACAAATGCTTTCACACCCGTCTGCGTATCTAGGCAG ATTTCCAACATCAGTCAAATTTTGGACACAGTGAACGGTGTCGCACGCTGTCCCTATGACCCCCGTCACAACTCCACTGCCATGGTGACGCAGAGGGGGGAACTGTACGCCGCCACGGTGATCGATTTCTCCGGACGCGACCCGGTCATCTACAGAAGCCTGGGGAACATGCCGCCTCTTCGGACTGCCCAGTACAACTCCAAGTGGCTCAATG AGCCTCATTTCGTGTCTGCCTACGAAATCGGCCGGTTTGCCTACTTCTTCCTGAGAGAGACTGCCGTGGAAAACGACTGTGGGAAGATGGTGTTCTCTCGGGTGGCGCGGGTCTGTAAGAACGATGTCGGGGGACGTTTCTTGTTGGAAGACACCTGGACCACCTTCATGAAGGCTCGCCTGAACTGCTCACGCTCAGGTGAAATCCCCTTCTACTTCAACGAGCTGCAGAGCACGTTCCACTTGCCGGAGCAAGACATCATTTATGGCATCTTTACCACAAATGT AAACAGCATATCAGCTTCGGCTGTTTGTGCCTTCAATCTGAGCTCCATCACTTTGACTTTCAATGGACCCTTTCGCTTCCAGGAGAACCCCCGCACTGCCTGGCTCTCTACTCCAAACCCTATTCCCAATTTCCAG TGCGGCACACTGGAGGAAGACGGCCCCGGTGGGAACCTAACAGAGCGTAGTCTTCAGGATGCACAGCGGCTCTTCCTCATGAGCGACGTCGTCCAGCCAATTACCACTGACCCCTTTCTTACCCAGGACAATGTCCGCTTCTCCAAGCTGGTGGTGGACATCGTGCAAGGCCAGAGCGCTCTCTACCACGTCATGTACATTGGCACAG AGTATGGCAGCATCCTGAAGGCTCTGGCCACAACCAACAAAAGCCTTCATGGTTGCTACCTTGAAGAGCTCCGGATCCTCCCAGAGGGGCAAAGGGGAACAATAAAGAGTCTGAAAATCCTGCAGAAGGACAGGTCGCTGTTCGTGGGACTCGATGACAGACTGGTGAAGATCCCGTTGGAACGCTGTTCAAGTTATCAAACCGAACG GAGCTGTTTGGAGGCTCGGGATCCTTACTGCGGATGGGATCTGGAGCAGAAACTATGCACCACCATTGAGGGAAGCTCTAACATGAACCATTGGATCCAAAACATCACCGAATGCCCA GTGAGGAACTTGACACAGGATGGTGGGTTTGGTCCCTGGGCAATGTGGCAGCCTTGTAACCATGACGATGGCGAGGGCACTTTCAGCAGCTGCAAGTGTCGGTCCCGCTCGTGTGATGGACCGGTGGCCAGATGTGGAGGGGTTGAATGCAAAGGTCCAACCATCCAAGTGGCGAACTGCTCCAG AAACGGTGGCTGGACTCCCTGGTCCTCTTGGGGTCAGTGTAGCAGCAGCTGCGGCATTGGATTTGAGGTGAGGCAGCGGTCCTGCAACAACCCCTCGCCTCGCCACGGGGGTCGAATATGTGTCGGCCAGGGTCGGGAGGAGAG gctGTGCAATGAGAAAAAGCTGTGTCCCCTGCCTGTGTTGTGGACAGCCTGGGGTCCCTGGGCTCATTGCAGCGCTGAATGCGGTGGAGGGGTCCAGTCCAGGACTAGATCCTGTGAGAATGGGAACACCTGCCCTGGATGTGCAATG GAGTATAAAGTCTGCAACCTGGAGAGCTGCCCTGAGGTGCGCCGCAACACCCCCTGGACACCCTGGATGCCGGTCAACGTCAGCCACGAAGGGTCCCGCCAGGAGCAGAGATTCAGGTACACCTGCCGGGCGCCACTTCATgacctccagcagctccagctggGCAAGAAGAAGCTGGAGACCCGCTTCTGCCCAAACGACGGCTCCGGAGCTTGCCAGACTGACA CTCTGGTTGAAGAGCTGGTGCGGACTAGTGGCAGAACTACGTCCCAGCCCCAAGGTGCCCGATGGGGACCATGGGAAACGTGGTCCAGCTGCTCCCAGCAGTGTTCCAGAGGTTTTCGGACCAGAAAACGTAGCTGCTCCACGTCAGAAGGAAGGACCAACCTGGCGGCTTGTGCTGGATCTCCAGTGGAGTATCAGGACTGTAACGCTCACCCCTGCCCAG TGAGTGGAGCCTGGTCATGCTGGTCTGCCTGGACCCAGTGTTCCTCCAGCTGTGGAGGCGGCCACTATCAGCGAACTCGGACGTGCAGCAGCCCGGCCCCTGCAAACGGAGGGGACATCTGCATTGGCCTGCATACAGAGGAGGCCCTCTGTAACATACACCCCTGTGAAG GCTGGGGTGAATGGACGGACTGGGGCGAGTGCGACGACGAGGGTGTGCAGCATCGCAGCCGACGCTGTCGGGAGGAGCAGGAGGCTGAGGCCAGCCTCTGCCAGGGAAACCTCACTCAGTCCAGGCCATGTCAGCCGCATGAGGTACCAG TGATTTTACCCGGGCAGGAGAACCAGAGCTGTGGAA atttCACATTGTTCCAGTTGGTGGCAGTGGGCCTAGCCAGCTTCTTTGCTGCAGCTCTCCTCTCAGGGTTGGCGTACTCATACTGCCACCACCTGAACCGGCCGTCGGCAGAGTCCGCCGTTATCCACCCCAGCACACCCAACCACCTGACGTACAACAAGCAGGGCAATGTCGCGCCAAAGAACGAGAAGTACATACCCATGGAGTTCAAG ACGCTAAACAAGAACAACCTCCATGTGAACGACGATACGTGCAACCACTTCTCCTCCCCGATGGCGTCCAGCAACATGTTCACCGCCACCTACTACCCTCCCTGTGTGAGCAAGTACGACTTCCACCCCGACTCGCCCTGCAGGTCCTACATGCACAGCTGA